The following are from one region of the Mauremys reevesii isolate NIE-2019 linkage group 2, ASM1616193v1, whole genome shotgun sequence genome:
- the LOC120398179 gene encoding highly reducing polyketide synthase cm3B-like isoform X1 gives MMATGDEIAIVGIGCNFPGGEGIDNFWQVLVEGRNCTVEITPERFNTREWYDPDDNKPGKICTMRAALIDGFNTFDNKLFGINDVEAERMDPQQKLLLECTYRALEDAGVTMENISGTKTGVFVGLMNRDYEIITSRAVTEINHYDGIGAAMSIAANRISYTFNLTGPSLSIDTACSSFLFALHYASQAVKQGDCEVALCGGVNCIIDPRTFVSLSKAKMISPEGMSMPFTKKANGYGRGEGCGVLLLKPLKKALEDHNRIWGVINISAVNQNGRSVTPITRPSQTAQEKLLRGIYLTHVDPSVVQYVEAHGTGTPAGDPTEAESLGSIIGNNRSPKMPVLKIGSVKGNVGHAESAAGAAGLIKVLLMMHHEMIVPSLHYREDISSINTEKLNLSIPTTVEKWEESREFGRVAGVNCFGFGGTNAHVVVRQFKQTQVLPSFKRPIELFVLSAASGKSLKLTMEDTAEQLNISNSVTLPNLAYTSACRRSHVNYKYRKTFVTNSLGHLQQQVALAAKTEITPSKMTPQLVFVFCANGVNFKGICKTLLSSEPVFRDKCKEIEMLFQQYVPISLLGLTESECEDFSRPEIAQPLLFTLQVALTSLLKHWGIKPVAAVGHSVGEVAAAHCGGFLSLEDAVKVIYHRSRLQAKVTGGRMLVVGNIPVQEVSEALGPYSGKVCIAAFNSPSSCTLSGDADSVSALQKELAQVFSKRDIFLRVLHVPAAYHSHMMDPIIKEMVEHLQYLEKQKPDSEVISTLTGKAASANDFTTGKFWARHARDPVAFTQAIVTSAKEKDNVVFVEIGPERALQRYIIETLGKETRVLSSLQTDKEYQTLLSLAGNLFELGYNPDWHHFYEGYQSIPAAFPRYQFDHKKLMTYLDIHQQANRRAVNSNHPLIYSLNNDNTEFNCPVSQASAPYLYEHKNNGVALVPGAFFAELGLASVMSSSRPKLPLSTCQISIYFLAPCVLNQNYHVLKIELASQKNVTDFKILSSSAAVYASGQITKNSEAAVEENSICFQDIFQRCKSVVTTDEVYETLSQVGFQYGSMFRQLSDVFYCEELKEAITSIKVNKETREEMSDYCIHPVLLDCFLQMTAVMTTITFQTRAGFPSGIGSLVVFRPLEEEMMIYLKTSKSTGNYLEVCGCFADKRGSVLAELKRVGITFMKPTSPRDNDLLFENKWKEIFPAQTIGSLGEAPRVIVFADKLGIAQQLKKYLHSDSRYVMYEDWDTLLEAKSSEMTAEHKMKKELEDYQEVLFMWGIQKLDDKFPSKLVAHLAKCCEAYRQIIVALREKKSSCSVRIITYRTTDRNVDHLNPGYALCGMTRTCIVEVSEITFQMIDISSSSTLDISVLADVIVKYEGQDHPEIWIHQGRIYTSEIRRTPFKDVDYSQPSKSLQNSETFTLYTTDPYQVKDLSAEIANNTITQLANHSVEVQMDKVCIHSEDYFPVSVSSCNFGNTLYWNSYTIDKHKLLALDFSGTVTAVGSEVKKVKVGDHVASCYPVVASSRVKVPGTVCFNIKKFPCFRNVPCVSYFMVAWEIVNQTLPKVKHSGTLGIISTDPESVLCKVLTLTAQEMGWKTVLAKPTSDEWQRVNQCNALVYLPPVDGMSKEVLVHLSHLRDLVLVHDNQQSECFRYLIGSDQENIRVHVLKLFSIFQKASLKQSLRAVHRWIKSMQMKQFKNLSYSVFQQTEDIESTNIAATSYFTCKSIPLAVLKGDVATNRISDIPVYEAEKKMFKQNAVYIVAGGLTGLGFETVKFIVQNGGGCIAILSRSNPSSEKQEEIKALQNQCEGSRIVSLQCNVISHLQVEKAISSIDRIFPKSPIKGVFHSAVVLHDGRLEALNLSHFEKVLSPKVAGVINLHRATRGQELDYFVCYSSVTSFLGNSTQANYAAANSFLDVFCHYRRNCGLSGQSINWGALNLGLLLNQNNIQTILESKGIDILQVHEIYEYLKKSLILNNPQQAVVKLNFGTLSNHVLSRIASLKSRFYTLISEELGSKLDLSEQSTPQNLCPVNSEDYITSLVSYLSSTNVSDLTMNTSLASLGMDSMLAMTLQNRIFHDRRVEIPLVKLLDPHTTMSSLVRLLEESSNENGILEKTTHVAENIYYGN, from the exons atgatGGCGACTGGGGATGAAATTGCCATAGTGGGGATAGGATGCAATTTTCCTGGAG GTGAAGGAATCGACAATTTCTGGCAAGTACTGGTGGAAGGCAGAAACTGTACTGTAGAAATAACTCCAGAAAGATTCAATACCAGAGAATGGTATGATCCAGATGATAACAAACCAGGAAAAATATGCACGATGCGAGCTGCACTTATTGATGG ATTTAACACATTTGACAACAAGCTGTTTGGAATTAATGATGTGGAAGCTGAGCGCATGGATCCTCAACAGAAATTACTCCTGGAATGCACGTACAGAGCACTGGAGGATGCAGGAGTCACGATGGAAAATATCAGTGGCACCAAAACAGGGGTTTTTGTTG GTCTTATGAACCGAGACTATGAGATCATCACAAGCAGAGCAGTAACTGAAATAAATCATTACGATGGGATTGGGGCAGCAATGAGCATAGCTGCTAACAGGATTTCATACACTTTTAATCTGACTGGACCATCACTTTCCATTGATACTGCCTGCTCATCATTTCTTTTTGCTTTGCATTATGCCTCGCAAGCAGTTAAACAAG GAGATTGTGAAGTGGCTCTGTGTGGAGGAGTGAACTGCATCATAGATCCCCGCACCTTCGTATCTCTGAGTAAAGCAAAAATGATCTCTCCCGAGGGGATGAGTATGCCCTTTACTAAAAAGGCAAATGGTTATGGAAGGGGAGAAGGCTGTGGCGTTCTTTTACTGAAGCCACTAAAAAAG GCACTAGAAGACCACAACAGAATATGGGGAGTTATAAACATCAGTGCAGTCAATCAGAATGGCAGATCCGTGACTCCAATCACAAGACCATCTCAGACAGCACAGGAAAAATTACTACGTGGCATTTATCTGACTCATGTTGACCCATCAGTTGTGCAGTATGTTGAAGCACATGGCACAGGAACTCCTGCTGGAGATCCTACAGAAGCAGAGAGCCTAGGTAGCATCATTGGTAATAACAGATCTCCTAAAATGCCTGTTCTAAAGATCGGTTCTGTTAAAGGGAATGTTGGCCATGCTGaatcagctgctggggcagctgggTTAATTAAAGTTCTTTTAATGATGCACCATGAAATGATTGTTCCATCTTTGCATTACAGAGAGGATATTAGTAGCATAAATACAGAGAAATTAAATCTATCAATTCCAACGACTGTAGAAAAATGGGAAGAGTCGAGAGAATTTGGAAGAGTAGCTGGTGTCAACTGTTTTGGATTTGGGGGAACCAATGCCCATGTTGTTGTCAGACAGTTCAAGCAAACACAggttcttccctcttttaaacgACCGATTGAATTATTTGTACTCTCTGCGGCTTCAGGCAAATCCCTCAAATTGACAATGGAAGACACAGCTGAGCAGTTAAACATAAGCAACTCAGTAACTCTCCCAAATCTGGCCTATACATCTGCCTGTAGAAGAAGCCATGTTAATTACAAGTACAGAAAAACATTTGTTACAAACTCTCTTGGACATTTACAGCAACAAGTTGCATTAGCAGCTAAAACAGAAATAACTCCGTCAAAGATGACTCCACAACTAGTTTTTGTGTTCTGTGCTAATGGAGTAAATTTCAAAGGGATCTGTAAGACATTATTGAGTTCAGAGCCAGTATTCAGAGATAAATGTAAAGAAATAGAAATGTTATTTCAGCAATATGTACCCATCAGCCTCCTGGGATTAACAGAAAGTGAATGTGAGGATTTCTCGAGGCCAGAAATTGCCCAGCCGTTGCTTTTTACTCTCCAGGTTGCCTTAACTTCTCTTCTTAAACACTGGGGAATTAAGCCCGTGGCTGCTGTTGGCCATTCAGTTGGAGAAGTTGCTGCCGCCCATTGTGGAGGGTTTCTTTCCCTTGAAGATGCTGTCAAAGTAATTTATCACAGGAGTAGGTTACAGGCGAAGGTTACCGGAGGCAGAATGTTGGTAGTTGGTAACATCCCTGTTCAAGAAGTATCAGAGGCCCTTGGCCCGTATTCTGGGAAGGTGTGCATTGCAGCTTTTAACAGCCCTTCTTCCTGTACCTTGTCTGGAGATGCAGACTCTGTGAGTGCCCTTCAGAAAGAACTAGCGCAAGTGTTCAGCAAGAGAGACATATTTCTTCGTGTTTTACATGTCCCAGCTGCATACCACAGCCACATGATGGATCCAATAATAAAGGAGATGGTGGAGCATTTACAGTATTTGGAAAAACAGAAGCCGGACAGTGAAGTGATTTCAACACTGACTGGGAAGGCTGCTTCTGCAAATGATTTCACTACGGGCAAGTTTTGGGCCCGACATGCTCGAGATCCTGTTGCTTTCACACAGGCCATAGTGACTTCAGCTAAAGAAAAGGACAATGTTGTGTTTGTTGAAATAGGCCCAGAAAGAGCATTACAGAGGTATATAATAGAAACGCTAGGCAAAGAAACTAGAGTTTTGTCCTCCTTGCAAACTGATAAAGAATATCAGACTCTTCTTAGCCTTGCAGGGAATCTGTTTGAACTGGGATATAATCCTGACTGGCATCACTTTTATGAAGGGTATCAAAGTATTCCAGCAGCATTTCCCAGGTACCAGTTTGATCATAAGAAGCTAATGACCTATTTGGACATCCATCAACAAGCAAATCGAAGAGCTGTAAATTCAAATCATCCTTTGATTTACAGTTTGAACAATGACAACACCGAATTCAACTGCCCAGTTTCCCAGGCATCAGCACCCTATTTGTATGAGCACAAGAACAATGGTGTTGCTTTAGTTCCAGGTGCATTTTTTGCAGAGCTCGGTTTGGCATCTGTGATGAGTAGCTCGAGGCCAAAACTGCCTTTAAGTACTTGTCAGATTAGTATCTATTTTTTGGCACCATGTGTTTTAAACCAGAATTACCATGTTTTAAAGATAGAATTGGCATCACAAAAAAATGTGACAGATTTCAAAATACTGTCATCCTCAGCTGCAGTTTATGCATCAGGACAAATTACCAAAAACTCTGAAGCTGCAGTGGAAGAAAACAGCATCTGCTTTCAAGACATCTTTCAAAGGTGTAAATCAGTAGTTACCACAGATGAGGTTTATGAAACACTGTCTCAGGTTGGATTTCAATATGGTTCCATGTTCAGACAGTTAAGTGATGTATTTTATTGTGAAGAGCTAAAGGAAGCTATAACCAGcataaaggtgaacaaagagacaAGAGAAGAGATGTCTGACTATTGTATCCATCCAGTGCTGTTAGACTGTTTTCTACAGATGACTGCTGTCATGACAACAATAACTTTCCAAACCAGAGCAGGCTTTCCTTCTGGCATAGGCAGCCTTGTAGTTTTCAGACCTTTGGAGGAGGAAATGatgatatatttgaaaacaagCAAATCGACTGGGAACTACTTAGAGGTTTGTGGATGCTTTGCAGATAAACGTGGCTCTGTTTTGGCAGAACTGAAACGTGTTGGGATCACTTTTATGAAGCCAACATCCCCCAGAGACAATGACTTGCTCTTTGAAAATAAGTGGAAAGAAATATTTCCCGCTCAGACCATAGGAAGTTTAGGGGAAGCACCCAGAGTCATTGTGTTTGCTGACAAACTTGGAATAGCTCAGCAGCTCAAAAAATACTTACACAGTGATTCGAGATATGTTATGTATGAAGACTGGGACACATTGCTGGAAGCCAAGAGTTCAGAAATGACCGCAGAACATAAAATGAAAAAGGAGCTTGAAGACTACCAGGAAGTTTTGTTCATGTGGGGAATTCAGAAGTTAGATGACAAGTTCCCAAGCAAATTGGTGGCACATTTAGCTAAGTGTTGTGAAGCTTATCGCCAAATTATTGTGGCATTAAGAGAGAAAAAATCCAGTTGTTCAGTTAGAATAATCACCTACAGAACAACAGATAGAAATGTAGATCATCTTAACCCTGGATATGCTTTGTGTGGCATGACGAGAACCTGCATAGTTGAAGTTTCAGAAATCACATTTCAGATGATTGACATCAGCTCTTCCAGTACACTGGACATCTCAGTCTTAGCAGATGTTATTGTAAAGTATGAAGGACAGGATCATCCAGAAATTTGGATTCATCAAGGAAGAATTTACACTTCGGAAATCAGACGCACACCATTTAAAGATGTGGATTACAGTCAACCTTCAAAGTCTCTTCAGAACTCAGAGACATTCACTTTATACACTACAGATCCTTACCAAGTGAAAGATTTATCTGCTGAAATAGCCAATAATACCATTACTCAGCTTGCAAATCACAGTGTTGAAGTTCAAATGGATAAAGTATGCATCCATTCAGAAGACTATTTTCCTGTTAGCGTTTCaagctgtaactttgggaatACATTGTATTGGAATTCATATACAATAGACAAACATAAGCTTTTAGCTCTGGACTTCAGTGGCACAGTAACTGCAGTAGGCAGTGAAGTGAAAAAAGTTAAGGTGGGAGATCATGTGGCTTCATGTTATCCAGTTGTTGCATCATCAAGAGTCAAGGTTCCAGGGACAGTTTGTTTCAACATCAAGAAGTTTCCATGCTTTAGAAATGTACCTTGTGTGTCATACTTTATGGTAGCATGGGAAATTGTAAATCAAACATTACCGAAGGTGAAACACAGCGGGACTTTAGGTATTATTTCTACTGACCCAGAGTCAGTGTTATGCAAAGTGCTCACTCTGACAGCACAGGAAATGGGCTGGAAAACAGTACTTGCAAAACCTACGTCTGATGAGTGGCAACGTGTAAATCAGTGCAATGCCCTTGTTTATCTACCTCCAGTAGATGGAATGTCTAAGGAAGTTCTAGTCCATCTTTCCCATCTCCGAGACCTTGTTTTAGTACATGATAATCAACAGTCTGAATGTTTTCGATACCTTATTGGAAGTGATCAAGAAAACATTCGTGTTCATGTACTGAAACTTTTCAGTATCTTTCAGAAAGCATCTCTGAAACAATCCCTAAGGGCTGTCCACAGATGGATCAAATCAATGCAaatgaaacaatttaaaaacctATCATATTCTGTTTTTCAGCAGACTGAGGACATTGAAAGTACAAACATTGCAGCGACCTCCTATTTCACCTGCAAATCTATCCCACTGGCTGTGCTGAAAGGGGATGTGGCGACCAACAGGATTTCAGACATACCAGTATATGAAGCAGAGAAGAAAATGTTTAAGCAGAATGCGGTTTACATAGTGGCAGGGGGGCTCACTGGGCTTGGATTTGAAACTGTGAAATTTATAGTCCAGAACGGAGGGGGCTGTATTGCAATACTTTCAAGGAGCAATCCAAGCAGTGAGAAGCAAGAAGAAATCAAGGCCTTGCAAAATCAGTGTGAAGGGAGCAGAATAGTCAGTTTGCAGTGCAATGTTATTTCTCACTTACAGGTTGAGAAAGCTATCAGTTCAATTGACAGAATCTTTCCAAAGAGCCCAATCAAAGGTGTATTCCATAGTGCTGTGGTTCTGCATGACGGACGTCTTGAAGCTCTGAACTTATCTCACTTTGAGAAAGTGTTAAGTCCCAAAGTTGCAGGGGTAATAAATCTCCACCGGGCTACCAGAGGGCAGGAACTTGACTACTTTGTGTGTTACTCCTCTGTGACTTCATTTCTTGGAAATTCAACACAAGCAAACTATGCTGCTGCTAATTCTTTCCTGGATGTTTTCTGTCACTACAGGAGGAATTGTGGACTTTCAGGACAATCCATTAATTGGGGTGCCTTGAATCTTGGCTTATTGCTAAATCAAAACAACATTCAAACTATTTTGGAATCCAAAGGCATAGATATTCTGCAGGTACATGAAATTTATGAATATCTTAAAAAAAGCTTAATTCTGAATAATCCTCAGCAAGCTGTAGTAAAATTAAATTTTGGAACGCTAAGCAATCATGTTCTTTCTCGAATAGCATCACTCAAAAGTCGCTTCTATACACTAATTTCAGAAGAACTGGGTAGTAAGCTTGACCTATCTGAACAAAGTACACCTCAGAATTTATGTCCAGTCAATTCTGAAGATTATATCACCTCTCTGGTGAGTTATCTCAGTAGTACAAACGTGAGTGATCTTACAATGAACACATCACTTGCATCACTGGGCATGGACTCTATGTTAGCCATGACGCTACAGAATCGTATCTTTCATGATAGAAGGGTGGAGATCCCCCTTGTGAAACTACTTGATCCTCACACAACTATGTCAAGTTTAGTACGACTTTTAGAGGAAAGTTCTAATGAAAATGGGATACTTGAGAAAACAACTCATGTAGCAGAAAATATCTATTATGGAAACTGA